In Lepidochelys kempii isolate rLepKem1 chromosome 19, rLepKem1.hap2, whole genome shotgun sequence, the genomic stretch TGGTTGGCCTGTGCACGATTGTAGAGATGGTTGAAAGGATGTCATGCGGTCCATGCAGGAACTGAATCTGTCTTAAATTTCTCTTGGTGGCCAACTCTCTGATGCCAGAGCAGAGACCGAGAGAACCCGGTGGGCGAGTGGCTCGCAGTCCATCGGCCCACTAtgctggtctctctctttcttgggTTCCCCCATTGGAAAGTAGCTCAGGAGAGGGGGCTGCATGGGCCTGGTGAGGGGAGAGGGAACCTGCCCCTCTAGGTTATCCGTTCTGAGCTGGGGGCGATGGACCTATCTCACTGCTAATCCCATCCGAGAGGGGTGGCTCTACACTGTCCTTAAACAGCCGCCATGGACTCCAAGGTTGTGTATCTACAGGCATGATGTAGGTCGTGCTCTGTGAATTACCTGGCCCTTGACCTGGTGAACATTCTCCCTCTGCCAGGCTCCCAGGTAAGTCACTCTCAGGTCGGCTCGGGGCCAGTTTCCGTTGGAGCTTTAGTGCGTGCAGCAGCTTATCCACCAGGGACTAAGCGGAGAATGCTAAACTCATCTCATTCGGACTCGGGGGGCGgatcctcagtgggtgtaaataaccatacttccattgacatcactaGTGCTATGCCAATCtccacaagctgaggatctggcccaggttGTCTGGTTTGCCAGGCTGTTTTTCCACTAGACTGCTCAGTAAAGCAAGGGGACATTTGGCCCTGTTGCTAAATGCTCCCCCTGGGGCTCAGCTACTCTGCAACCATACTAAGTAAAAATGTGAAGACCTTTCTGGTTGCAAAGGGGTGACTGTCCTTTGCAGTGCAGCCCTGAGCTTGACGCTGAGCGCCGTAGAGATGACACAAAGAAATAATCCCAGGCCGAGCAATAGCCTCGCATTGTGGAAAAGGGGGTTGAGGGAAGGGATCTTTACTTCATACACTTCTACATATGATAAAGATCAGCTGAAACTCACTGCAAATGACACCATCAGTGTTAAACAGGCACAGCGGCAGGAAAACGGCAGGAGTCACTCATGTGCACGCTGCAAATGCCCCAGCCAGTCAAACTGCAGCCCCCATCCACGTGCGATGGTGGGTCTGAGTCCCAGAAACAGAGTTTCATGCAGGGAAGCTTGGCTGGGTCAGTTCCCTGGGGCTGGGCGATCCAGGCCTTACAAGGATCTGTGGATCAATAATTCACAAGCTTCAGGGCAGCACCATGAACACCTAATTCCAGAACTCCTCCTGCTGGAGGGTGAGTTCTTGGCACTCCTTAGCCAAACACTAACCCAGAGGTGCGAAGAACCTGCTCCTTCTTATCCAGGCTTTGGCCAAAGAAAGTGTAACCAGGGCAGCCAGGCTTTCAGACACGAGTTACGAAGGAAGCCACCATGGCCAAGATCTTTAAAGCGCCTAGTGATCTTTGGTTCTTCATTTTCAGGGTATCCAAATGGAGCCACCTTTAAAGAGGGTCTGGCTTTTCTGAGGTGGGTGCTCTGCTCTTTCAACAAACTGGGCCCCCTTAAGGTCTCCCAGGCTTGGCACCCACAGTCTCTGGTCACTTCTGAAAGCCTTGGCTTGCCAGGTATGGGAAATCCCAGTACACAGAACTGCAGCTCCTCAGGCTATGGGCTTCCACCACTCCAGCCATGCAAGGATCACAAAGCGCTCTAGGTCCATTAATTGCTCAGTCCATGGGGCAGGATCAGCCCAGTCACCTCATGCCATGCCTGGGAGGTAGCAGATAGGCTCTTGCTCAGATTTCAGATATCGTGCAAAGAGATTACgggacttgcccacagtcactcAATTCAAGTCAATAGCAGAACAGGGACAAGAACCTGGCAACCCaggtccctgctctaaccactaggctgcgAGCAGGCTGTACAGTACGGACAGGGAATGCTTAGCCCTGGGAGAGGCGTTACACACTGAAGTGGTCCCAGAATCTCTCCCCGATAGTGCAAACGGTACAGAACACAAGGGGGGAGCTCAGTGGAGACCTCGCTCTGACAAGTGCTTCCCAGCAGTGGGGACCTCATCCATACCCTGCAAAGAGGCCAGAGCTGCACCAGGGTGATCCATGGGGGGTGTTTTCAGCTGTTTCAATGCTTTACCTACTTGAGTCTCCTGGGCCTGATGGGTGCTGGCTGGACCTCCCCTGTGTCCCCAAGATGCTACCCCGAGCCCTGCACTCCCAACCCAAGTGCCGCTGTTGGCCCAAGGCGAGGCGAGCAAGGCTCCAGGGCAGGCGAACCCTGCAGGTCCCGCCTTCAGCCTCAGAGTGCTGGCTTCCCCGTGCCCAGCCACGTGCGCAGGCCCAGAGGGCGTCACTGTGAGCAAAGTCCATGGAGACCAAGGTCCCCGGGTGAACCACAGAACTTGGAGATGTGAGACGCTCCAGTCTCTCCaccccagggcaggctggggagaGGGTGAGGGTGTCAGACACTGAACAGTCCAGCCCCTTAGCTCACAGGGACAGACTCTGGGGCGGAGGGGGTGGGATCCTGCAGCCATGCTGTGGGTGTTCCAGGCTGACGGCGCTGCTGGGGGGTCCTTTGCAGTGACTGGAAGGGTTACAGTTACAGGGAGTGTTCTCCTCCCGAGTGAGGGGTCCTGTGCTGAGGCTGATGGGAAAGGTCCTTCCGCTCTAGTTACTCTTGGGGGCATTTTTATTCCTTATCTCAGCCAGTTTGCTGACCAGGAAGCCCCACTTGAAGGCGCCCTCTTCTGGCTCCCGGAGGTCGCTGCCGTTGTTAGAATAGGAGGCCTTCTCTCCGGGGGGCTCCCCAGGCGCCCCGCTGAACTCGGCCGCTGGCTCGCTGATCTCCGGCTGGGCCGTCTTCTTGTCCAGCGCAGAGGCCTGCTGCCACTTGGCGGCAAAGACATCCCAGAACCCTGAAGTCGTCTTCTCTGCAGAGGGCGACTCTGCTGGCTTTGGTGCCAGGGGGCTGGAAGCAAGAGAGGGGGAGGTTAGGGAGTGGGGAGCATCTGAGCCTAAAGATCCCAACACACACAGGAGAGACGGGAAGGGGGAGAGCgtcaaggagagaaagagaaggagatGAGCAGCAAGAGGGTGTCGGGCAGTATTGCAGCCTACAGGGAAGAGACTGAGCCTGTGTAGGAAAGGCACAGGCAGACAAAATGAtccagggaggggcagagacagGATGCTGAGTCCTGGTGTCTGGCAGGCGGCTAGAGTGCAAGCGAGAGAGGCTGATTCGCACAGACGGGACTGTAGTTTAATAAGAATCCCTGAGCCACAGGCTTCCCTTCAGCAGATGTTATTGAACCAGCCTTGTTGAGAAGGGCGTGGCTTCTCATgaaggcgggcggggggggggggcgctaccCAAACCCTAGCCCCCGTTCCCAGGCGCAGGGCCAGAACACAGGCACCAGCCCGGGTCTGGATTTTATAGACACAGCAGAAGCGATGTGGGCACTGGGGTGAACAAGCTGGCTGCAGGGCTCAAGGATCGCCATGCACACGTGACTGGGGGATGCTCTGAACGGGGGGCTTTGAACTCTCCTGGCTCGGGAGGATCTGCACTTTGTGCCCCAGGGTGTGGGACAGGGAACTTCTTATTGCAAAGCTGCTGGCTCTtggggctgagcccaggctgcCCCGGCGGGAGGCTGGAACGGTCTCCACACAGGCAAAGGAGCCCATTGGAACTGGGTAACTTTTCTACAGTGTGACTGAGGCACCTGGTGGATCTCCAGCgcatttcttctctctcctcctacgCCGGCTCTGGGGCCAGGAAATGCCTCTCGATCTAAACACTTTGCATCCAGCACTGGAACCATGGGGACAGATTTCCACATGGACATGACCAGGACAAGACAGCAGGGTGTGGTTCTCTTGCCTTCACCTGCGGCCATCTGAGTGGCCCGTGCATCATGTCCTCTGGCTAGTAGCAGCAGGGGCGGGAAGATAGCCGAGGGCGCTGTTGTTGGACACAGTTTTGGGTTCAGACTCAGCCATGGGGTAAAGCTCTCACTGATCTCAATGGGAGTGGGGTCCACATACAGCAGGGCTGAATTTAGTCATAAGCCCTCTCTGGAATCCAGGTTAATGACAACAGAGTTACTGGACTTGAGAGGACCCCTCGCCTGGCTGAGAGCTCAGGTGTACAGGGCCGTACACTCATCCTTGCTCTGGGGGGGCGAAATCCAGATACGCTTGTACCTCGCTGCCTGAAGTCTCACCCCAAGCCACCCCTCGTCCTGATCCTCAGGCCTGTGGCAGACCCTCAGCCCTACCATAAGCTGGGCCATGACTAGCCGGGCACTGCCTAGAAGGACGGGATCCCGACGGGGACGCTACGATGCAGACGCAAGCGTCAGTCTTACTGGTCAGCGCAGGGCTCGGGGGTCAGCAGCTTGTGCTCATCCTCCCTACTGAACAGAGACGACATGCTCCTCCAGCCTCTGGCGCCAGCCCCCTGGAcctgcagagcagagggagggaAACACTGGTCAGTGAAGCTGCCCGGGTCCAGGCAGGAGTGGAGCTTGTGTGGTTCGGCCGAGCTCACATGGGTCCCTGGGAATGTCAACGGGCATCCATGGGACTGACGCAGCAGGAATTtatttcctctgcctcctcctccaccacACACAGACTAGCCTCACGGATGCACCCCACAAAGCGTCACCCTCCTCCTCTGTCACCCTCAGCATtatccccgctcctcccaaaaGAGCAGTGACTGTCTCCATGCCAGCCACTTGTCCCAGGTTAGGCAGGGGCTGGACACCAGATTCAGAAGAGGGGTCCCTGCCCCGCTCAGCCCTTGCATGTCCACTGCCCCCTTGTTTTCCATGCCCCCCTTTGAGTGACCTCACTGGCCGTTGTGCGGGTGAGGAGTGGGTGAGGAACAGCTGGCAGAGACCCCTGGAGCCCAGAGGAGAGGGGGCGTTTGCCCTTTGTCTTTGTTAGCCTGGGTGTaggctctttggagcaggaccAGCCTTCTggtctgtatttgtacagcacctggcgccAAGGGGGCCCGGGTCCAGGACTGGGCCACCTCGGTACTATAAGGACAGCACAGACATTATGACAGCAAATGACCAGGTTCCACGCTCACACTGCCTGTCCCCCACAACACTCAACCACCCCCTCCACCTGTTTATGGGCATCTGCCACCCACTGCAGCAAGAAGGCCTTTTGGTGCCGCGTGCGGTCTCGGCCCACGGGGAGTTCTGCCCATCAGGGTGGTAAAGGGGTGGAGGTTTGACCAGGTcgagcagggctggctggagactgATCAGAGCCAGTGCGGCTGGGTCAGGGAGGGGAAGGCTGACTCTGGAGGGAAGATGCAGCCAGAGTAATGGGTGTCTGGATACAGCTGGGCACCCAGGGCCATACCACCGCACCTAATTTCTAGGGTGCTCGGTGCTCTGTGAGCACCTAAGGCTCTGATCCGACAGCAGACTGGGGGAAGCAGCCCCCATGCCAGGGTGTGATCAGGGCCTCCAGCAGACAGGCACAATGGCCCTGAGGGGGATGTGGGCAACCAAgtgacttttttcccctcttgcgGTTGTAGATCTGCAGTCCCTTTCCATTATCTGCGACCTCTTTGCCTTAGGCCGGGCTCTGGACAGGTACTGGTGCTTTGCTGTCTACCTTTGGAGGGGGTCTGTTTCTTTAAGGACACGTGGAAGAAAGACCAGGCTACGGTCAAATCAAACGCACCTGTCTCTGCTAATTCACATTCATTACAGAAACCTGCAGCCGGGCGAGGACTGGTATTAGGGCCAGGGGGCTTGCGGCCTCCTTATCATAGTCTGGTTTGATTCCCCTGCTCTCCCTCAACACATTATTGTGCACTAAATCCTGCATCTGGCTTTCCCCTCGGAGCACTGCCCTCTCGGCCTGGCCACAGCTCCGTGGCCTTCTTCCCAGCGTGGAGCTCTCCGCTGTGAAATCCGAGCGAGATGAGGCCCAAGCTCTTTGTATCACACTGTGGTGAGGTGAGGTCCCTCCGAGAGCCCCCACGCCCAGCGTTTGGCCTTGCCTCCTTCCACTGCAGCAGGACCCGCCTGCCCCTTGTCTCTGCGGTGAGATCACCAGTGCGTGTTCCATAGCCCAAGCTCgccttctggattttttttttggcagtgaagacaaagcccctGTTACAGGCTGCATCAAGGCAACCGTGCTTGGCTGCCACAGATAcggtagggttgccagccctcaaGGATTGGCCAGGAATCTCCCGGAATCGGCATCGATCTCCCGGTGGCTATTGAAAGCCATTCAGGAGATTTTAAtgggatattttaagaaaataacatTACGTCAAGTTGGGGGgccaaaaaaaaatctcccagaatagcttcagtcagagttggcaaccctaagatGCGGTAGCACCGAGGGGGGTGACAGAAAGCCAGGCGAATCTCCAGGGTAGATTGGAACCCACAGAAACTCCTGAAAACAATCCCAGTGAGCAGAAAATCCCCCCGGCCAGTTCGGCTTGGGTGTGGTGACTGGTGCCAGAGGTATGGTGCTAAGAGAGAGACGGCAGCTCTGGGATGCAGGTGGGTCGCCTAAGATGGGAGGCCTTACCCTTCGTGCCAGCTGGGAGATGGGGTTCGATCCCTCCTCCATCAGAACTGGGGCATCTGTGGTTTCCACCAGCTCGGGGTTATCCCTCTGAAACAAACTCACAGTATCAGCCATGGGGCAGCAGCGTGTGGAGAGGAGGGCCGTGtgaacagctgcaggggcagcacctggaAAGATCGGCTGGCTCTGTCCCTGGGTGAGTGGAGTTAGCAACGGGATTTCTCACCCCCTTGACTCCCCTCACCCCATTcacttttttctcctcctcctctagcTGCTGCCTCTGGTCTTGGTCTGGTCCATGCACTAACTATTCCCTGTGCAAGGAGCTTCCACCAGACTTCCTCAGTCGTTTGGCCCTGGTCCTAGCGGAGTCCCTTGTCCTTGTGTTTGACCCAGGCTCAGTGTTGTGGCATCTCCTGTCTATTCCCTACTGAACAGAAACTCCCTTCTGCGCTCCCCTTCTCCAACGAATCAGGTCAAGCCCTCAAAGCAGGGAGGGATTAAAGAATTTGGGGGCCCTGTACACTATGAAAATGTGGGCTCCCCACCTGCCTTCACCTAGACAGTTCCGTTAGCTAGAGACTAGCTGTGGGCAAACGAGGCAGCTGCCTAGGGCTGCAGGGTCTGTCTAGgtgctgggccaaacctgagtgcgTGACGCTTGATCCTCCCCCACTTCTACCATAACCAATTTTTTGCCCAGTGGTTGGGGGCCTGCCTGAGATGGGGGCCTTGTGCAAGTGCACTGAGTTCACATTGGCTAATCTGGGCCTGCTTCAAACTACCTTATGTGACTAGATGGGAAGCGGAGAGTCTCATGttatcacctgactccaggagctggggctttaaggaaaacaccaaaatTTACACGATTTGGCCACACTGAAGATAAAGTGACCAGGCGAGGTCTCTCCATGCCCCATCTGCCATGCTACAAGAATCTTCTCTGCTCCGAGTTCAGTGACCCCTAGAAATGGGTTTCCCTCATTTCATAGCACTGACCAGCTCTGGAGTTGTACCCACCCCTTCACTCCAATCCCTCCACCCCGACTGGTCCTTCTCTCTGCCCTGTAACAAGCAGTGCTGAGTTCAcggggccagggctgggtttgTATTTCTCTGCGCCGAAGGGCACGAACCCCATCGCTCTTGCCCCACCCCAAGACTCTCCAAAGTGCTCGGATCTGATTTTTCTTTCTGACTGGATGATTTGTCGGCGCCCAGAACACAGATCCCTGCCAAAAACCGGGGCAGGGCGAGCAAGCCAAGGAGAGCTGCTGAAGCGGCTGGCGGATGCCGGGGCACGAACACAGGGCACCAGAGAGTGCCTGGTTGCCACAggctgcaacagcagcagcagagggaagaACAGCACAAGGAGAAACAGCAGCAGGTAGCGTGGTGACCACAGCACTAGGGGCCCCGGGGGCAGTTGTCCTGCCAGAGACTGGACGTGGCAGCAGCAATAGCTGTGTTCTGCACTGTGCCGCTCTGAGTCTGGGAATCAATGAATAAACCCCACCGTGGCGTGGGGGGGGCTTGTGCCAAAGGGATAGAGGGtgcggagctggggctgggtggggatcCCAGGGGCTCAGGGTACCAGAGCGGGTGGAGACGGGGGCTGGGCGGGGATCCCCAGGGCTCAAGGTACCAGAGTGGGTGGAGACGGGGGCTGTGCGGGGATCCTGGGGGCTCAGGGTACCAGAGTGCGTGGAGCCAGGGGCTAGGTGGGGATCCCAAGGGCTCAGGGTACCAGAGTGGGTGGAGACGGGGGCTGGGTAGGATCCCGGGGGCGCAGGGTATCAGAGTGGGTGGAGacgggggctgggcagggatcCCGAGGGCTCAGGGtaccagagtgggtggagccgggggctgggtggggatcCCCAGGGCCCAGGGTAACAGAGTGGGTGGAGacgggggctgggtggggatcCTGGGGGCTCAGGGtaccagagtgggtggagccGGGGGCTGGGCGGAGACCCTGGGGGCTCAGGGTACCAGAGTGGTTGGAGCCGGGGGCTGTGCGGAGATCCTGGGGGCTCAGGGtaccagagtgggtggagccaggggctAGGTGGGGATCCCGAGGGCTCAGGGtaccagagtgggtggagccgggggctgggtggggatcCCGAGGGCTCAGGGtaccagagtgggtggagccaggggctAGGTGGGGATCCCAAGGGCTCAGGGtaccagagtgggtggagccGGGGGCTGGGCGGAGATCCTGGGGGCTCAGGGTATCAGAGTGGGTGGAGACAGGGCCTGGGTGGGGATGCCCAGGGTACCAGAGTGGGTGGAGacgggggctgggtggggatcCTGGGGGCTCAGGGtaccagagtgggtggagccaggggctAGGTGGGGATCCCAAGGGCTCAGGGtaccagagtgggtggagccGGGGGCTGGTCGGAGACCCTGGGGGCTCAGGGtaccagagtgggtggagccGGGGGCTGTGCGGAGATCCTGGGGGCTCAGGGtaccagagtgggtggagccaggggctAGGCGGGGATCCTGGGGGCTCAGGGtaccagagtgggtggagccGGGGGCTGGACATGGATCCTGGGGGCTCAGGGTATCAGAGTGGGTGGAGACAGGGGCTGTGCGGGGATCCCGGGGGCGTAGGGTACCAGAGCGTGAAGCCAGGGGCTGGGCGGGGATCCCGAGGGCTCAGGGtaccagagtgggtggagccgggggctgggtggggatcCCGAGGGCTCAGGGTACCAGAGTGGGTGGAACCAGGGGCTAGGTGGGGATCCCAAGGGCTCAGGGtaccagagtgggtggagccGGGGGCTGGGCGGAGATCCTGGGGGCTCAGGGTATCAGAGTGGGTGGAGACAGGGCCTGGGCGGGGATCCCCAGGGCCCAGGGTACCAGAGTGGGTGGAGacgggggctgggtggggatcCTGGGGGCTCAGGGtaccagagtgggtggagccaggggctAGGTGGGGATCCCAAGGGCTCAGGGtaccagagtgggtggagccGGGGGCTGGGCGGAGACCCTGGGGGCTCAGGGtaccagagtgggtggagccGGGGGCTGTGCGGAGATCCTGGGGGCTCAGGGtaccagagtgggtggagccaggggctAGGCGGGGATCCTGGGGGCTCAGGGtaccagagtgggtggagccaggggctgggtggggatcCCGAGGGCTCAGGGtaccagagtgggtggagccGGGGGCTGGGCATGGATCCTGGGGGCTCAGGGTATCAGAGTGGGTGGAGACAGGGGCTGTGCGGGGATCCCGGGGGCGTAGGGTACCAGAGCGTGAAGCCAGGGGCTGGGCGGGGACCCCGGGGGTGCAGGGAAGTAAAGCTGGGAACCCCTGGTACCTGCCCCCGTGGGCAGCGATAGAGACCCGAAGCCCCtgccagggccatccctacctCATCCTGGaactccccctcctgcccctctctgcccagACTCTGCAGCACTTTGGACTTGTAGACTTTCCAGAATCCCTGAGTCATGGTGGCAGCCGGGACGTTGGCCCTGAGTCCCAGGGCAGCTGCGCTCCTACAGCCGGTAGCAGGAGAGGCCCAGACAAGCAGGCTCCTTGTGGCTTAGGTGGTGCTGTCTGCCTGGTGCCTGGCAGCCTTTGGCTCAGCTCCTGTGCCCCGCGTGcctagggctggggtggggtgccATTGCACAGCTACACCCAGCTGCTTCGAGGGCTCTGCGGGGAATCGGGGACTTGACGGGATGCTGGAGAGTGCTGCAAACTCGCACCTGGTACAGGCGGGTGCCTGCTGGGATCTGGTGTCTTCATTAAAATTGCAGAGGCCTCCTATGTTCAGACCACAAAGAGGAACTCGATCCGGGTCTGACCCAGAATGCCAGTGGGCTCCTAGACATAGGGCCGGTGGGCCTGCGGGGAGTTCTATCCGCCTGATCCTGGAGGGGCTGTTCCCTGTCCTTCAGCTCCCCCCATATCTTGCCTCCAGGAAAAGATTCTCTCTAGCCCCTCATCCATCCCCTCTGTCTTGTTCCCAAAGGGGGCTCTCTTCTGGGCCACAGCTACCTTCTCCATCCCACTCCCTGAGTCTGTGCCTGGCCAGCCACCATCTATGTCCCTTTGCAACAAAGGTCTGTCTCCTGCCTACTCTGTTCCCCTGCCCCTGTAGAGTCTTCCAGCTCCCAGGGTGAGGTCCTTGcatggcccccaccccctcccaggtcCTGCAGACAGTCTCATCCCAGCTTGGCTGAGCTCTTGCGTTACACTTCATTGTTTGTGGCCTGTAACAGATCCCCCCTGAGAAGGGGCGCCTGGAACACAGTATCTCAGCAACCAGCTGAAAATAGTGTCCGGAAGCTAAATTATTCCTTAGGAGTCGCCAGCCCTGCAAACCCATCTCTTCTCATTCACATATTTAATTTCTGTTCAGGGACGGAAAGCTTTTTGGAGCTGGGTCTATGCAAATTGCAAACAAGAGAGGAGAACTTGAAGCTGGAGTAGAAACAGGGCAGCTAGCTACAGTCTACGAGGAAGGGGCTTCTTGCCTGCCACATATGAGATGAACGGACATGGAGGCAGATGGCCACTGGTGTTCTGGAGTGGCAAAACCCTGATGTCTGGTACGGGGGTGTCTTTTGTTCTGCCACCCTACCTGAGCTGCACTGTGTTAATGACAAGAGGCCTGTCTGCCATTGCTACGTGACTGTATGTATTATTGATTCCTAAGCAGAGAGGTAATGTGATCACAGGTGGCTAGCTGACTGACAGCTGCTTCTTTGTTGTGGATTGACAGGTGTATCCAACATGCACGACTCCATGTTTGCTGCCCTTCATGCCATTAAGACACCCACCTACAGTGGAGTTTAGTCATGCTGAGAACCCCCCCCCGCTCAGTGCACCAGTGACTTCACCCAAAGTGGCAGCCATGCACCTTCCTGTTCCAAAGGTCACCCTCAGGTTAAAACCCCTTCACTGTGTTGTTTACCTTTTGACCCTCACTCTGCTTGGGCAGAGAAAGCAGAACAGGGTGGATCACCGGTTCTCTAGTCAGTATCAGATTCTCCCCTTGTGGGGGAAGGTTGCAGACACTGCAGGCAAATTTACACACCCCAATCAAATGCTATTTACCTCAGAAAATCAAGACCCACAACCACATTTCTAGGTTTGTTATTTCCTGCCAA encodes the following:
- the C19H1orf232 gene encoding uncharacterized protein C1orf232 homolog, whose amino-acid sequence is MTQGFWKVYKSKVLQSLGREGQEGEFQDEGQSQPIFPGAAPAAVHTALLSTRCCPMADTVSLFQRDNPELVETTDAPVLMEEGSNPISQLARRVQGAGARGWRSMSSLFSREDEHKLLTPEPCADHPLAPKPAESPSAEKTTSGFWDVFAAKWQQASALDKKTAQPEISEPAAEFSGAPGEPPGEKASYSNNGSDLREPEEGAFKWGFLVSKLAEIRNKNAPKSN